In Aquimarina sp. TRL1, a single window of DNA contains:
- the alaS gene encoding alanine--tRNA ligase, whose protein sequence is MRSQEIRKQFLDFFTSKKHGIVASAPMVIKDDPTLMFTNAGMNQFKEFFLGNGTPKNNRIADTQKCLRVSGKHNDLEEVGMDTYHHTMFEMLGNWSFGDYFKKEAIQWAWELLTEVYGIDKDILYVSVFEGSKDDNLEMDQEAYDLWKEIVPEDRIIMGNKKDNFWEMGDQGPCGPCSEIHVDIRSEEEKAKVPGRDLVNQDDPHVVEIWNLVFMQFNRKADGSLEKLPAQHVDTGMGFERLCMVLQEEKSNYDTDVFTPLIREIETITNTNYDKTTLPTEANGKVSVAIRVVADHVRAVSFSIADGQLPSNTGAGYVIRRILRRAIRYGYTFLNTKEPFIYKLVDILSSQMSDAFPELKAQKNLIVNVIKEEEQSFLRTLDQGLVLLENVIKDTKGTTISGEKAFELYDTYGFPIDLTALILSEQGYDLDEKGFEKELQKQKERSRAASQVSAGDWQILLENNEEEFIGYDQLSSTVRITRYRKVDSKKDGSLYQLVFDKTPFYPEGGGQVGDKGYIEEPNGDVVYVIDTKKENNLIIHFTKNLPKNLEKECKAVVDKNQRARSASNHTATHLLHQGLRSVLGTHVEQKGSMVHSGNLRFDFSHFSKVTDDELLQVEEFVNARIRENLPLEEKRSISYDQAIEEGAIALFGEKYGDTVRAIRFGESMELCGGTHVENTRDIWHFKITSEGAVAAGVRRIEAITSDAAKEYFTTQSEAFSEVKSVLKNPKDPIKAIVSLQEENTSLKKQIEALLKDKAKNLKGELKNAFEEVNGVKFLAKKVDLDASGIKNLSFELGGEMENMVAFFGTEQNGKALLSCYVSKTLVEEKGLNAGQMVRELGKYIQGGGGGQPFYATAGGKKPEGIEEALEKAKQYLN, encoded by the coding sequence ATGAGATCCCAAGAAATTAGAAAACAGTTTTTAGACTTTTTTACATCCAAAAAACATGGCATTGTCGCCTCAGCACCAATGGTGATTAAAGACGATCCTACTTTGATGTTTACAAATGCCGGGATGAATCAGTTTAAAGAATTCTTTTTAGGAAATGGTACTCCTAAGAATAATCGTATTGCAGATACCCAAAAATGTCTGAGGGTTAGTGGTAAGCACAATGATCTGGAAGAGGTAGGGATGGATACGTATCATCATACCATGTTTGAGATGCTGGGGAACTGGAGTTTTGGGGATTATTTTAAAAAAGAAGCCATCCAATGGGCGTGGGAATTACTGACGGAGGTATATGGTATCGATAAAGATATTTTATATGTTTCTGTTTTTGAAGGTTCCAAAGATGATAATCTGGAGATGGATCAGGAGGCATATGATTTGTGGAAGGAAATTGTTCCTGAGGATAGAATTATTATGGGGAATAAAAAAGACAATTTCTGGGAAATGGGAGATCAAGGACCTTGTGGTCCATGTTCTGAAATCCATGTGGATATTCGATCCGAAGAAGAGAAAGCAAAAGTTCCGGGACGTGATTTGGTTAATCAGGACGATCCACATGTGGTAGAGATCTGGAATTTGGTATTTATGCAGTTTAATAGAAAAGCCGATGGGAGTTTGGAAAAATTACCGGCACAGCATGTAGATACCGGAATGGGATTCGAACGATTATGTATGGTTTTGCAAGAAGAGAAATCTAATTATGATACAGATGTCTTTACCCCTTTAATCAGAGAAATAGAAACAATAACCAATACGAATTATGATAAAACTACACTGCCTACAGAAGCAAATGGAAAAGTGAGTGTAGCAATTCGGGTAGTAGCCGATCATGTCAGAGCAGTGTCCTTTTCGATTGCAGATGGGCAATTGCCTAGTAATACAGGAGCGGGGTATGTTATTCGTAGGATTTTGAGACGTGCCATCCGATATGGGTACACCTTTCTAAATACTAAAGAACCTTTTATTTATAAGTTAGTAGATATATTGAGTTCTCAGATGAGTGATGCTTTTCCAGAGTTAAAAGCACAGAAGAATCTGATTGTTAATGTAATTAAGGAAGAAGAACAATCTTTCTTAAGAACATTAGATCAGGGATTGGTGTTGTTGGAAAATGTTATAAAAGATACCAAAGGAACAACCATATCAGGAGAGAAAGCATTCGAATTGTATGATACCTATGGCTTTCCGATTGATCTGACCGCTTTGATTTTGAGTGAGCAGGGATATGATTTGGATGAAAAAGGATTTGAAAAAGAGTTGCAGAAACAAAAAGAACGTTCTCGTGCTGCATCTCAGGTGTCTGCCGGAGATTGGCAAATTCTTTTAGAAAATAATGAAGAAGAGTTTATTGGGTACGATCAGTTATCATCGACAGTACGGATCACCAGATATAGAAAAGTAGATAGTAAAAAAGACGGTTCTTTATATCAGTTAGTCTTTGATAAAACACCGTTTTATCCAGAAGGAGGAGGACAAGTGGGAGATAAAGGATATATAGAGGAACCTAATGGAGATGTTGTGTATGTAATCGATACCAAAAAAGAAAATAACCTGATTATTCACTTTACCAAAAACCTTCCTAAAAACTTAGAGAAAGAATGTAAGGCAGTAGTTGATAAAAATCAGCGGGCAAGATCCGCATCAAACCATACGGCAACCCATTTATTACATCAGGGGCTTCGTTCGGTGTTAGGGACTCATGTGGAGCAGAAGGGATCAATGGTGCATAGTGGAAATCTGCGTTTTGATTTTTCTCATTTTTCCAAGGTTACAGATGATGAATTACTACAGGTAGAAGAGTTTGTAAATGCCAGAATACGGGAAAATCTGCCATTAGAAGAAAAACGATCTATTTCTTATGATCAGGCAATCGAGGAAGGAGCGATTGCATTATTCGGAGAAAAATATGGGGATACGGTGAGGGCAATTCGATTTGGGGAGTCTATGGAACTTTGTGGAGGAACCCATGTAGAGAATACCAGAGATATATGGCATTTTAAGATAACATCAGAGGGAGCAGTTGCTGCAGGAGTGCGTCGTATTGAAGCGATTACCAGTGATGCGGCTAAAGAGTATTTTACAACACAGTCAGAAGCATTTTCTGAAGTAAAATCAGTGCTTAAGAACCCTAAAGATCCTATCAAGGCAATTGTTTCTTTACAGGAAGAAAATACAAGTTTGAAAAAACAAATAGAAGCATTATTAAAAGATAAGGCAAAAAACCTTAAAGGAGAACTTAAAAATGCATTTGAAGAAGTAAATGGTGTTAAGTTCTTAGCAAAAAAAGTAGATCTGGATGCTTCGGGAATCAAGAATCTTTCGTTCGAATTAGGAGGTGAGATGGAGAATATGGTCGCGTTTTTCGGAACAGAACAGAATGGAAAAGCCTTATTGTCTTGCTATGTGTCTAAAACATTAGTAGAAGAAAAAGGACTGAATGCAGGACAGATGGTACGTGAATTAGGGAAGTATATCCAGGGAGGCGGAGGAGGACAGCCATTTTATGCAACTGCAGGAGGTAAAAAACCTGAAGGAATTGAAGAAGCACTCGAAAAAGCCAAACAATATCTGAACTAA